The region TGCTGCCGGTGAAGGCGCGGGCCTTGACCGTGTCACCTGGCAACAGCGCCTGGGTCGGTGCAATCACACCCACGTTCTGCCAGCCATCCGGCTCTGGTTTAGGATCGGTCGGATCAGTACCGCCGTCAGCGGTGATGTTCACGTCAACCACGTCGTAGAAGCTGGCCGCCGTGTCATCGACAGTCCAGGCACCCAGAATCACATGCTGGCCGCTGCGATCAGACGGAATCACGCATGCGTGCTTCTGGGCGATAGGGCCGGTGCTGCCTGCCGAGCCGTCAACCGGAACGGCGCCGCCACCGTCTACGCTACAGAACGGCGTCAGTTCGAAGGTGTCGCGGGTCAGTGGCAGGTTTGGGTTCCAGCCGGTCTTGGTGATGAAGTATTCCCACTTGGTGGTTTTATGCGCCGCCGTGAAGAACCAGCTGAACTCCATATTGCGGTTATTGACTTCAGTCTGGTGCCAGCGCGTTGGCGACTGGGCATTCAGGGCAGCAAAGGTGGCATTGCCACCGCTCGGAATCTGGCCATCCGCAGGACCGAACTCAGGGAAGCCCTTAGGCGCCTCACCCACAGTTTGCGGCTCATATTCAGCCTGGCCACAATTGGCATTCAGCTTCTGCTTACAGGCGAAAGCACGGGAAGGCGGTTCATCCATATAGCCGTGCGCAGCCACTTGCTGAGAAGCAAACAATGCCGCCATCAATGCCAGGGAAGATGCACACCCCATCACTGCACGTGACGTTGCAAGTGCACGATTCGTACTCATATAAAACTCCGGTTTATTCTTTATATAACAGAGAGAAAGTTATGCACTTTTATTAGAAGTGCGCACATAACAAACACAGAAACATGACACTTATTACTCCGCCACAAACGACCATAGGCATTCGGAAAAAGACCACAGCTCTTTTTCTAAATCCTTGAAAATCAATAATCGTCCGTTTCGGAGGTCGGAGATTTTACTTAGTTCCGATAATTAAGATGTAAGGCATTCCTCATTGGCCTGTAGGAAAAACCCGAAGCATTTAAGGGTAAGTATTTAAACGCACGTATTAATTAGAGTTATCCATCTATCAATACAGAATCCAGGCATTATTCATGGGCTAAAAGTCATCGATTGCAGATGCTGATCCCTTACAAAAAGCACAAACAAAAACGCCCGGCATAAGCCGGGCGTTTGGGGTAAACCACTCACTATTACTGGTGATACTGACCCGAGAACTCGTGCACCGCGCTGATAAAGGCGCCTGCGTGCTCCGGCTTCACTTCCGGGGTGATGCCGTGGCCCAGGTTGAACACATGGCCGGAGCCCTTGCCGTAGCTGGCGAGAATGCGCTGGACTTCGGTACGGATGGCTTGCGGGTTGGCATACAGCACTGTCGGGTCCATGTTGCCCTGTAGCGCAACCTTGTTGCCCACGCGTTGACGGGCTTCACCCAGGTCACAGGTCCAGTCCAGACCCAACGCATCTGCACCTGCATCCGCAATGCTTTCGAGCCACAGGCCTCCGTTCTTGGTGAACAGGATCACGGGCACTTTACGGCCTTCGTGTTCACGGATCAGGCCGCTGACGATTTTGCGCATGTAAGCCAGGGAGAACTCCTGATAGGCCGCAGCCGACAGGTTACCGCCCCAGGTGTCGAAGATCTGCACGGCTTGGGCGCCGGCCAGAATCTGTGCGTTGAGGTAAGAGGTCACGGACTGCGCCAGCTTGTCGAGCAACAAGTGCATGGCTTGCGGCGTGTCGTAGAGCATGGCCTTGGTTTTACGGAAGTCTTTCGAGGAGCCGCCTTCGACCATGTAGGTCGCCAGGGTCCACGGGCTGCCGGAGAAACCAATCAGCGGGACGCGACCGTTAAGTTCGCGGCGGATGGTGCTGACGGCATTCATCACGTAGC is a window of Pseudomonas taetrolens DNA encoding:
- the gbpA gene encoding N-acetylglucosamine-binding protein GbpA; the encoded protein is MSTNRALATSRAVMGCASSLALMAALFASQQVAAHGYMDEPPSRAFACKQKLNANCGQAEYEPQTVGEAPKGFPEFGPADGQIPSGGNATFAALNAQSPTRWHQTEVNNRNMEFSWFFTAAHKTTKWEYFITKTGWNPNLPLTRDTFELTPFCSVDGGGAVPVDGSAGSTGPIAQKHACVIPSDRSGQHVILGAWTVDDTAASFYDVVDVNITADGGTDPTDPKPEPDGWQNVGVIAPTQALLPGDTVKARAFTGSTESPEYSFTVGIDSVQDGQPENWSFKLAQAVNAADKPVRAGVRNEDGSIEPIKGTNTFYAKAETGVTSYQMLTTMVPDPSAYMHVHDVASEYVLEKGRGTVGFTLMTNKNITVEATVYDEANKQVGFTKQALDASTATVNVDVSSAPGAHTLKLIASSKDGRENFQETKTLNLTGEGGSQEYDAVFPEGVKNYKAGTLVLQEKTGKVYECQPFPNSGYCVQFTPTATQFEPGVGSHWNMAWTEK
- the hemE gene encoding uroporphyrinogen decarboxylase, giving the protein MTVLKNDRFLRALLKQPVDVTPVWMMRQAGRYLPEYRASRAKAGDFMSLCKNAEFACEVTLQPLDRFPELDAAILFSDILTIPDAMGQGLYFETGEGPRFKKVVSTLADIEALPIPDPHKDLGYVMNAVSTIRRELNGRVPLIGFSGSPWTLATYMVEGGSSKDFRKTKAMLYDTPQAMHLLLDKLAQSVTSYLNAQILAGAQAVQIFDTWGGNLSAAAYQEFSLAYMRKIVSGLIREHEGRKVPVILFTKNGGLWLESIADAGADALGLDWTCDLGEARQRVGNKVALQGNMDPTVLYANPQAIRTEVQRILASYGKGSGHVFNLGHGITPEVKPEHAGAFISAVHEFSGQYHQ